The Gemmatimonadota bacterium genome includes the window TGGACAATCTCCCGGTCGAAGTCGGCATTCTGAACAAACCAGCGCGGGGCGTATTCTTCAAAATAGGCCGGCTCATCCCGGATTTCGCCAAACCAGAAGGTCAGGATTTCTTCGATGTCGGCCATGCGCGGACCGTCCCGGCAGGAGTGCAGACCGGGGCGGACCCGAACGGCCCGCCCTGGTTCTAAGGGTTAAATTGCCCGGTAGGCGGCAAACGACTGCGTTGACGACCGCGCACTGGGGTCGGTTATCACGTTGATCACCGCCGGCTTGCCCGAGGCAACGGCACGTTCGAGGGCGGGCCGAATGTCTTCCGGCCTTTCGACAAACTCACCGTGCGCCCCGAACACCTTGGCCATCTCGTCATACCGGCTGAAGCCCAGGTCGCGTCCGGCGTTCATCACCCCCGCGCCGGCCCAGCCGCCGTTATTGCTGATAACGATGATGGCCGGAATGTTCTTGCGGACCATGGTGTCGATTTCCATGCCGTTCATGCCAAACGAACCGTCTCCGCTGAGGACAATGACCTGGGTGTCCGGTTTGGCCACTTTTGCGCCGAGTCCGAACGGCACGGCCACGCCCATACAGCCGTTCGGGCCGGCGTTGACCCGGTGGCCGGGAGCGTTCGTCGGCACCGACTGCCGCGCAAAATTGAGAATCTCGTGGCCGTCGACGACAATAATGGCGTCGCGGTCCATAAAATCCCGGACCTCTTTGCACAGCCGCAGGGGGTGCATGGGAGACGATTCCGCCTGCATGATGGCGCTCATCTTTTCCTGGGAACGTTGGTCATGGCCGCGCAGCGTATCGATCCAGGCCAGTTCGTCCCGGCCCCGGAAAGAGTCGCTGGCCTCGTCTGTCAGCTGGCGTAAGACCATCTTGGCGTCACCCACGATACCGACATCAACCGCGCGGTTGCGACCGATCTCTTCGTCCGCAATATCGACCTGGATCATTTTGACATCTTCCGCAAAACGCGGCGCCTGCCCGAAACCCAGAATGAAGTTGAGGCGCGTACCGACAATCAGCACCACGTCAGCCTCTTTCCAGGCCCGGTTGCGCGCGCCCAGAAAGCTCAGGGCATGGTCCTCAGGAATAACGCCACGCCCCTGTGGGGTGGTATAAAAGGGGATGCCGGTCGTTTCCACAAACTCCTGGAGTTCCTGCATCGCGCCCGACCACATGATACCAGTCCCGGTAATGACCAAGGGTCGCTCGGCCGCCTTCAGCAGCGCCACCGCCTCCTTGACCAGGGCCGGATCACCGGCCACCCGCGGGACTTGGTGGGGACGCTTGGGAAACGTGACTTCCTCTTCTTCAACCACACGGTAGAGGACGTCGCCCGGCAGGTCGACATAGACCGGACCCGGCTGACCGCTGGTGGCCACGCGAAAGGCTTTATTGATGATTTCCGGAATGCGACGCGCGTCTTTGACCCGCTCGGACATTTTGGTGATCGGCTTGAACATGCCGACCTGATCCATCTCCTGGAATGCGCCCATGCCGTCCTGGGAAATGGCACTCGCTCCGCCCAGAGCAACGACCGGAACGGCGTCCAGATAGGCATTGCCAACCCCGGTGATCAGATTGGTGACACCGGGGCCGGAGGCGGCAAAGCACACCCCTGGCCTGCCCAGCACCCGGCTATAGGCGTGGGCGGCCATGGAAGCCCCCTGCTCGTGGCGCACATCGACCGAGTTAAATCCAATCTCAATGCATTTGGAGGCCACATCGACCATCGGTCCGCCGGTGATATAGAAAACGGTATCCACGCCTTCGTCTTTGAGCGATTTGACAACCAATGAATTGCCATCAACTTTTGCCATACTCTCCTCCCTTTTCTTCTGGGTTCATCCCGTGTGACCGGGCATCTTATCCTTAGTGCGCACGAAAATGCCAGAGGTGGACTCTGCATATCACACCCGCGCCACCAGTCGTCCCTCAGCCCGCAATGCCTGTCCTGAGCCGAGTCGAAGGGCCACCCCCATCGATTCCGTATTATAGACAACACCACTCCGGCCAAAGGGATCGAGCAGAATCAGACCGGCCTCTCCCCGTGTCTGTCGTGTAAGGCGAGCCAGAGCAGCGCGAGCGGCTTGCGCGGGGTCTTTGCCGCCGCGCAGCAATTCCACCGCCGTACGGGCCAGGGTCGCCCGAATAATGTCCTCGCCATCACCTGTTACCGAGCAGGCGCCAATTGCGCTGTCCGCATACGTCCCGGCCCCAATAACGGCAGAGTCGCCCACACGGCCGGAGCGCTTGCCCATCACGCCGCCGGTTGAGGTTGCCGCCGCCAGCCCGCCCGCCGAATCCAGGGCAACCGCACCAACCGTCCCGGGTTCGCCTGCGGTTTGTTGCGCCTGCCAGCGCTGGTGCTGGCGGGCGGTAATCAGTTCGTCCACCGCAGCGGGCGGTAGTCCGTGCTCTCGTGCGAATCGTTCGGCACCCTCGCCGACCAGAAATACGTGTCGCCCGTCCGTCATGACAGCCCGAGCCAGTTGGATGGCGTTCTTGATATTCCTGACCGCCCCCACGGCGCCGGTCTGAAATGTGGAGCCGTCCATAAGGGAAGCGTCAACCTCGACCGTCCCGTCTTCTGTCAGGCAGGAGCCAAGGCCGGCATTGAAGAGAGGATGATCTTCGAGAGTCACGGTTGCTTGCACGACTGCGTCGAGTGCAGACCCACCCCGAACAAGAATATTCCAGCCCGCGGCAAAGGCCGCCTCCAACCCTGATCGACGTTCGGCTTGCAGTGCTGGTGGCGTCGCAGCTCCGGCGCCACCGTGGACGATCAGAGCGGGGGTCATGGCGGAAAAGGGCGAACGCTACGGGCGGCCGCCTACAGGTCCAGCGTCTGGGCCACTACTTCACGGTGGGTCGGGGCACTGCCGAAGGCGGCTTCGGATGCCAGGCCACGGCGATAAAAGAGGTGCATATCGTGCTCCCAGGTAAACCCGATGCCGCCATGAACCTGAATGGCCTCACTGGTCACCGTCTTGCACATATCGCTGCAATACGCCTTGGCCATAGGTACGGCCTGGGACGCTTCGTCCACATTCTCATCGACCGTCCAGGCCGCGTAATAGGTCAGTGAGCGTGCGTTTTCGACCTGGACCATCATATCCACACATTTGTGTTTGACGGCTTGAAAACTGCCTATGGGTTTCCCGAACTGCACCCGCTCCTTGGCGTACTCAACGGCCATATCGAGCGCCTGCTGTCCGGTCCCGACCATCTCGGTGCACAGCCCGGCGATGGCTTGATCGAGGACGCGCTGGAGAATCGACCAGCCCCGGCCCACCTCGCCAAGAACCTGCGAGCCAGCTATCGCAACATCCTGGAAAGCGACGTGACACTGGCGACGGGTCATGTCTACGGTTTTCAGTTGGGTGATCTCGACCCCCGGCGACTTGGCATCGACCAGAAAGAGCGTAATGCCCTCTTCTGCCGGAGCATCGGGTGAACCGGTACGTGCGGCAACCACCATCTGGTCGGCAACATGCGCGTCCGGCACAAAGAGTTTTTCCCCGGACAGCACAAAGTCGCTGCCCCGAGCCGTGGCCGGCATACCAATGCCGCCAGCGTCATAGCGGCCGCTCTTTTCGGCCTGGGCCAAGGTCATGACCAGTTCACCAGCCGCGACCTGGGGAAGAACGGCAGCCTTTTGCTCGTCCGAGCCGCCGGCCAGCACGGCCGGGCCGCCCAGGAGCACGGTCGCCGAAAACGGTCCAGGCATCAGAGACCTGCCCATCTCTTCCATCACCACAACCAGATCGAGAAAACTCCCGCCAATACCGCCGTGCTCCTCGGGAATCAGAATACCCATCCAGCCCAACTCAGCGGCTTTTTTCCAGAGTTCCGTGGCGTGGGCGCTGTCGTCTTCCATCATCTTGCG containing:
- a CDS encoding acyl-CoA/acyl-ACP dehydrogenase produces the protein MDFGFSEDQELLRDSARKFLDAECPTTFVRKMMEDDSAHATELWKKAAELGWMGILIPEEHGGIGGSFLDLVVVMEEMGRSLMPGPFSATVLLGGPAVLAGGSDEQKAAVLPQVAAGELVMTLAQAEKSGRYDAGGIGMPATARGSDFVLSGEKLFVPDAHVADQMVVAARTGSPDAPAEEGITLFLVDAKSPGVEITQLKTVDMTRRQCHVAFQDVAIAGSQVLGEVGRGWSILQRVLDQAIAGLCTEMVGTGQQALDMAVEYAKERVQFGKPIGSFQAVKHKCVDMMVQVENARSLTYYAAWTVDENVDEASQAVPMAKAYCSDMCKTVTSEAIQVHGGIGFTWEHDMHLFYRRGLASEAAFGSAPTHREVVAQTLDL
- a CDS encoding isoaspartyl peptidase/L-asparaginase yields the protein MTPALIVHGGAGAATPPALQAERRSGLEAAFAAGWNILVRGGSALDAVVQATVTLEDHPLFNAGLGSCLTEDGTVEVDASLMDGSTFQTGAVGAVRNIKNAIQLARAVMTDGRHVFLVGEGAERFAREHGLPPAAVDELITARQHQRWQAQQTAGEPGTVGAVALDSAGGLAAATSTGGVMGKRSGRVGDSAVIGAGTYADSAIGACSVTGDGEDIIRATLARTAVELLRGGKDPAQAARAALARLTRQTRGEAGLILLDPFGRSGVVYNTESMGVALRLGSGQALRAEGRLVARV
- a CDS encoding thiamine pyrophosphate-binding protein: MAKVDGNSLVVKSLKDEGVDTVFYITGGPMVDVASKCIEIGFNSVDVRHEQGASMAAHAYSRVLGRPGVCFAASGPGVTNLITGVGNAYLDAVPVVALGGASAISQDGMGAFQEMDQVGMFKPITKMSERVKDARRIPEIINKAFRVATSGQPGPVYVDLPGDVLYRVVEEEEVTFPKRPHQVPRVAGDPALVKEAVALLKAAERPLVITGTGIMWSGAMQELQEFVETTGIPFYTTPQGRGVIPEDHALSFLGARNRAWKEADVVLIVGTRLNFILGFGQAPRFAEDVKMIQVDIADEEIGRNRAVDVGIVGDAKMVLRQLTDEASDSFRGRDELAWIDTLRGHDQRSQEKMSAIMQAESSPMHPLRLCKEVRDFMDRDAIIVVDGHEILNFARQSVPTNAPGHRVNAGPNGCMGVAVPFGLGAKVAKPDTQVIVLSGDGSFGMNGMEIDTMVRKNIPAIIVISNNGGWAGAGVMNAGRDLGFSRYDEMAKVFGAHGEFVERPEDIRPALERAVASGKPAVINVITDPSARSSTQSFAAYRAI